Genomic window (Ostrea edulis chromosome 9, xbOstEdul1.1, whole genome shotgun sequence):
TAAGAAAGAAGTTGATGTTTCGGAGCTTTCAACATACCCGTTTAAATTcagaattttgcaaattatatgatcgttataatgatctagtttgtcagtacaacctctcattgggtcaaatgctgactgGTGTGTTTTATATCCGTTGTTAGGCCGTTTTAGCACTATGAATTGGACTATGGattactttgtttacctgatgaagatatggagctcacggcggatgtgaccgttCGACATAGGATGCCTtttcctccttggcacctgatccaatctctggtatgtcaaggggaccgtgtttgcccaattctattttgtattccttataggagttatgagatcgatcattgttcgttatcttcatctttttattaacaacattcattttcattcacatgtcaattcaatatatcctagtgaactcgaaattaaagacaccacagaatttTCCATatctgctttgtacttagatattttattgtacatagatgctaacggcaaactaacaactcaaatttatgacaaacgggataatttcagcttctctgacattaacttcccatatctatatggcaatattccattatcacctgcatatggtgtttatatatctcaattgattcgatacgcaagatgTTGGTCTGTTTAtgatcgaggcaagctacttaAAGGTTGATtttaaaggggtttcaacagtctcgttaaaagtcgtcatttcgcaaattctatgctcattataacgatctagtttgcattTTTAACCTGTCATTGGATAaactgctgtctgacgtgtttcacgtcggtgtgaccggtcgacattgaatgcttactcctccgagtcacctgatcccacctctgaaaTATCTAGgagtccttgtttgcccaaatcttcattttgtattccttatagaagttatattcaccttttctaTTGTTATCTTCTGATCTTTGACTATGTTTTATTCTGAATGtcttaattgaaaaaaaaaaatcatttgtaaaaCATCTCTCCATTTCTTTAACATCTGTTTGAacaaaaggaaaaaaattgaaatcaaatttatatgaaaaatacattGATTTTATTGTTCGGGGTTTTTTGGCTTATTTTACACCTGGATCACTAAATGCCTTTTCCCTAAATATCGGTAGTGAGGAGTTGTGAGAGAAACGACCGGCTTGCTCCATGGGCTAAGAGTAACAGTCACATGAGATGTAACATGTTTAAATGAGAGACGGAGACAAAATTCTGTGTCGGCTACTATTTCATTAAAGGAAAATTTACAATGTtgtctttcaatttcaatttgaatTCTAACCTTACACAATTATCAAAGTTAACTAAAGAAGTAGATGTTCATACTGTTCATCCATAGCCAATTTCACTGGTGTGTTATTCATCCTTAGGTTGTATCTGAAAACCCATGattcttacttctaaatgccgagcgtttagcaaAGGAGGATTCACTACCTGTGTTTGACGCCGCCATGGCACGAAAGACCTCCCATTTACGAAGTGGgcgttctaccactgagctaccacggCTGCCAACATGAAATGAACAAGCTTCACTGAGCTACCACGGCTGCCAACATGAAATGAACAAGCTTCACTGAGCTACCACGGCTGCCAACATGAAATGAACAAGCTTCATGATAGTATTTGATCGATTGAATTTAACAAATACTATGTAAAGCAAACATATTAGATACCACCATGACTTTATATTGAAGCTTGATATGTTCGATAATATCTTTTTGCCATTAATTTAGGAATATAACAATAACTCATTCGTAGGATCATTAAATCATACAACCATGATCGTCTTTCTAAAACTATGATATACAATATAGTATCAAATCTCTCtctaaatctctctctctctctctctctctctctctctctctctctcaaacacCCCCccaaatacacacacacacacacacacacacaaacgcACGCATACAAGTACTATTAGATTCATAGAGTAAAAACTTCCACCCTGGTATATTTTTACAACAGTATACTGATTGTTCAGAGATAACGCTTGTCATAGTCCgataaaaattcttaaaatgcaATCAGCGTGTCGTATTGAATTTAAACTAACCGTGGCCGAGTTACACTTAAAACGAAAGTACGTTATTTTATAAGTGACATAAAGGACGCCCGGATAGCAACAGATTTTGACTTGTTAATTTTACCACTCAGTGGCAGTTTCGCGAAACACCCTATAGCAACAGATGCTGGTTTTATTTATGGATATATCATTCTAGATGGATACAGAAATCAACCCATGGCCCGTTGTGTGTGCTATTGACTTTGGGACTACATACAGTGGATATGCTTATTCCATGCGTACTGACTATGAGAGGAATCCCCTGTGTATCGAGGCGAACCCAGCCTGGTTCAACGACGGCCAAGGAACAATGAAAACGCCTACGTGTATTCTATTCGACAAGTCCAAAAACTTTCACTCGTTTGGGTATGAGGCTGAGAGGAAGTATGCCTCTTTAGCAGAAAAAGCTCAAGAGGGACAGAATGGGGATGAAGATGAGGATGATGACGACGAAGACGACGAAGATGACGAAGACAGTGGTAGCGACGAGAAGGAAAGGGGGAGCAGAAGAGAAGACAATCTTGAAGATTGGCTTTTCTTCCGGAGATTTAAAATGAACCTTTTCCAGAATGAAGATTCGACAGTGGTACGTTTTaaaattagtcatattaataacATGTTTATCGTTACCTGCGTGTGATATTCTCATATCTGTAAAAACCATATTTTGCATCATTTCAAATCAATCTACAACGGAAAAATATTACGACGTAcgtgtatttacaaaatatcacaCATCACAAGGGATATTAGTTAGGTTTCATAAAAGCATATCAAATGTAAAGTGTTCTGGGAAATGCCTTGGAATCAGAAGCCCATATTGATAGCATCTCAAAAACGTTGTGGGGATGAAAGTTAGATAATGTACATGATTGCAACTCCTTTCAACCTTTGTAATTATTTAATTTCCTACTTCATGTTCATTCTAGAATGTGAATAGAATACGCTTTAAACTACAGATATACGGTCCTATTTTCAGAGAAGAAGGAAGTTAAACAAATTACATTTGAGTGCAGAAAATGGAGAAAAACTTCCAGCCTTGACAGTATTTTCAGAAGCCATAAGATATCTCAAAAGACACTTTGAAAGTTTACTGGAGAATACAACACTGCGACAAGATGGCAGTCGAAGCAACAGTCCTATAATATCAGCAGACGATGCACAACAATTATCAGACGACAGTGAATGTACGCAGAACTCTAATGCATCACAGGACAATTTGGAAACAATGAAGAATTCCGATTCGAACGTTTTATCTTGGTCTGACGATATTTTGTGGGTTCTAACTGTTCCTGCTATTTGGTCTGACGAAGCCAAACAGTTCATGAGAGAAGCTGCTATTCAGGTACCGCTAGTGAAATGTTAAACCATTGCCAGCTGAATTGCACATTAAATGTACCTGTTCGAATTTGACGGTTATTTAGTAACTTGACTATTCTATGAAATGCATTACGATTATCATGATGTATGTAtgcattatgaaatgaattttccTGAGTTTCGGACGGTCAATTTATAGTAACTTGATTATTCTATCGTAGGCCGGTATTGAGGATGATAAACTGGTTTTGGCATTAGAGCCGGAGTCGGCAGCTCTGCTTTGTAAACAGCTAGCCCTAACTAAAGGCGTTGACGACATCAACATCAAGATGTTTGACACCGGAAGCAAGTTCATGGTGGTAGACTGTGGAGGTAGGTTGTCGatcttaaggttgatcgatcctcaactgatgtcataggtttttgcaaaaatcttaataaatttaactttgcgcatgatagaaatatatctttctgaggaattttattcactggatataataaaaaatctgataAACTATCAatctgaaaaagtttatattttccatagataatgaattattcatgatttaaaaaatttatcaaaggcaataactcctatgctggaatttcctctactggatgtctatcaTACACTGGTTTCCCTAATGTcaacaattaatctatacatatttatgaattagcattattttaaaaaattgtttatacttaaattttgtcatttcaacaagtttttatatattcttattattctgtttaacgaaaatgtggaTTTTCTTATGTTGATGTACAcgtctgtttttgtatgtctgacatcttgaaaaaggtggcaacatatacattttctttagttattaattaaattaaactatattgagtggaaattaataaagtttttctacttttaaccattaatattaaTAACTCATACGAGGATGGATCTACCTTAAGTGATTCTATATCCATGCTTAGTAATGCAGTTCATTCTATCtagcaataaaacaaaatactagGTCAACTAAAGCAAACTCTTCAAAACTGCTGCAATGTGGAATACTTCGGAATCGTTTTAATTCGTCAGGGCTGTGTTTTGTGatttgttgagattttacaCTTATGGTAGGATTTGATTCCATGTTCTGTATATGTTTTTTTGTAAATTGGAACATTATGTTATATAAATTGTGCTACGTGTTTGTAGGCGGTACAGTAGATGTAACAGCTTATGAGGTGAAAGACAGCAACTCTCTGAGAGAAATACACTGTGCCTCAGGGAATGACGTAGGAGGAACCAATGTCGACAGACTGTTCTTCGATCTAATACAAGATATTTTTGGGAAGAAAGCAGTCAAATGTTTCAAAGACAAATCCCCGTCTGATTATTTAGAACTGTTGAGAAGCTTTGAAACGAAGAAACGCGGCATCGAACAAGAAAATCCCGATGAGGAAAAGGCTGAAACAATTACTTTTTCAAACCTTTCGGATCTTTTCAAAGAATGCAGCAATGCTAACCAGTACAATGATAAAGCAGTAACCTCACGAATACAAGAGATGGGcttgaagaagaaaataaaatcattcagTCGTGCAAAGTTACGCTTTGATGCGAATTATTTGATTGAGGCTGTCTTTAAAGGGCCAATTTCGGCCATAGTAAGTCACCTACAAAATCTCTATCAAAATGAGAAGGTAGCTGAAATCGATATTATTTTACTTGTGGGTGGCTTCTCCGAATGTCCGTTATTACGGAAAGCTATTAGAGCTCAATTTCCCAACCGAAATGTGATAAATCCGCGAGAAGGAAGCATCGCTGTGATGAAAGGGGCTGTTCTGTTTGGACACAGCCCCGAAAATATGATACGGAAATACATACAACTAGGACAAGTACTTCCATCCAATGAGACCCAGGGTATTATCCGGAAAAGCAAGGCGTATTATGGCGTCGCTACAGACGTCCCTTTCATTGAAGATGAACATTCACAGATACATAAATTTATCAGAGAGGGTGGGGAGGTGATGTGCACGGACATCTTTGATTGCTTGATTGAAAAAAACCAGGAACTGAGGATAGATACTGTCAtagaaaaaacattttgttCATCCAACTGTTATGAGGCGAACGTTGAAATTTACCGATCTGACAAAAAGACCCGTTATTGTTCTGATGAGGGTTGCAAAAGGATTGGACAAATTCCGGCTGTATTTTCATCAGGTGGTCATTCTTCTGAAAAAAGATTGTTTAAAATCCAGCTACATTTTGGGTTTACGGAGAAAATAGCCACAGCTGTTGATCTTACAACACAACGATCTTGGAAAGTGAAACTTAACTGTCTTCTTTGatattgttcaaattaaggagAAATTACACATCATCGTAATGGCTGACTTCATTTTGAAACACAGCTAAATATATAAGTCTCaccaatacatgtatcttcctTTACAATTTGATCACCAATAGCTGGGTAGTTCAGCGGGATAACGCGTCCACTATCGCCTATAGCTGGGTAGTTCAGCGGGATAACGCGTCCACTGTTCATCTGTAAATCATGGGTTAAAGTCTAGCaggaattttaatatttttacgTCACCCGAGTCACTCAGTTGACCTAGTCTGCGTCCGTCGTCATCTGTTAAcaacttcttttcaaaaactactgggccaatcttGATCGAATTTGGTATGTGTTGGTGTATTAgaattcattttaaacatatttacatatgtatatataaagttgTGAATAAGTATACATTTCTGATCTAAATGATAAATTTGCTGACAAGAAAAATTGGTTTCattcttttacatttttaagAACATGATTATTTGCATCGTTATGATTAATTCTTATTCCTAAAGGTTGGACTGCAGACAGTCTATTTCAGCCTGCTCCCTTCCTTCCTCGTTATGAAGCTGATGACAATATCTCTAGATTATGTATCATCTGAAAGACAGGATACCCAAAATCAGACGAATTGAAACTTTTCTTTTATCATACTTGAGTCcaatgatcactgttctttatcttcacccttttcaTATATAAGATAAGAGAAGAAATATTTGCCTTCTTTTATATATGACCCTCGTCTATTTATAAAATAAGAAGGGATTTTTTATCTTACATATAAAGAAGCGTCATATATAAAAAAGGCAAATATTCCGCGACATGTCCCTGTGGTTTACCGAAATAATTTCAGATAGTTGAAGTAAACTGATCGAGTAGTGTTCAGTAAATGATTGATGACGAAATTGGTTATTTGTATTCGAGAATTCTGTAGAAAGTTAATTTTTACATTCTGATGTTTCTCTATCTAGTGTTCACACAGAATGGGTTATTTCCACCCCCTTTTTTTATTCCGTCAATGGTTGAATACAGTGTATCTTAGTATGTAGGAGTGTGGGTGATTCTCGTGTAGTTAACTAAGTCATTGTGTTTCTGTTAGTAGGCAAGTTCATATGCATCTGTCAATACTGAACTGATATGTAAATTATCTCTCAGTAGTACTGTCAGTAGATAAATTGTGTAAATTATCTCTCAGTAGataaattgatataaattatcTCTCAGTAGCACTATAGGTAGGTAAATTGATACAAATTATCTCTCAGTAGCACTGTCAGTAGGTAAATCTATATAAATTATCTCTCGGTAGCACTGTCAGTGGGTAAATTATCATACGACCAACATCTTACTGGTTTGTTTTTATGCTCCATTAATCGGAGATTCGGGGGCATATATAGTTTTTGTTATGCTTGTCCGTTTATGTGCCTGTCTGTAGTATCAGCAAATTTTAACATTgcccataacttttgaatgaatggtgatagggcttcaatatttcacatgtgtattctttgtgacaagatcttGAGGTACCGTGATTACTTTGCCGCTATACGGGGTATCAGTGTTTCGCAAACtcattttgtacaattattAAATGGTTACAAGACAAATACAACGAAATACATTTTGAAACTGCTTACAAATGTTGAGAGAATCTAAGGAGTGAGACGAGATTAATCTAAAAAATCAGAGTCACGCCAAGAGAAATTCACAACGGATTTCTAGTGGCAGCAATATTTTTGCGCTTTTCGTGTTCGTCTGCTTTCAATAATTTATGCACATTACTAATATCTGTACATCATAGAACCCAAAATCAATGTAATCATGTATGTTTATCTCGTGCCAAGCATTttgagtgaaaggtgaagataacgaacagtgatcaatctcataactcctataatcaatacaaaataaagagttgggcaaacacagacccctggatataccagaggtgggataaggtgcctaggaggagtagcaTCCGgggtcgaccggtcacacccgccttgaggcCGATAATGAGTGTAATTAGTTCACCAAAACATCAGTTTCCCCGACATGCACCACGTTAACTTATTAAAATAAGTTTATAGTCCTTTTATCAATGTCCTCAGTTcactttgcttgtcgtaagacaCGACAAAATGGGCCCCTCTTCGGAAGAGAAAAaaaccgtaagcgccgagcacagacCTAaatttcaccggcaatggtgacgtctccctatgacttaaaaaaaattctcgagcaatgcgttaaacaatatacaactaagcaaccttttatcaacatttattGTAAtgttaaattaacaacatcgGCAATCAGCAAAACAGAATGTGACATGAGCAAAGATTATAAAAcatgtttgtgtttatcatggGGCTGTTGTCAACTCCGACATACACACTTATGATGGGAATTCAACACGTGACTTAATTACCAGGCTCAACAGAGTAAGAATACACTCAAGTGAAAAATGTAAGACAGCGAGAAGGGAACTCTTTCATAAAtaatattgaatacaaaattgagagcagGACTAACATGAACCATTGAAACCGCCAtacgtgggatcaggtacctaggagagGTAAGCATCCCTGTTAGGgtaagcatccctgttgacTGGTTACATCTGTcatgtgagccctatatcttgataaagtcttaatttttaaatttgatcCAATACTTAAAATACTGACAATTATAGGTCTATTTAACATTGCATGCAGAGACTGCATTTTAAACAggattgaaaatgtaaataaggTATTTATGTGAAATCCTATTTTGGACTCGAGTCTATCCTCAGTTTCTGGATATGGAGCCAGATCACTCATTTTCTCTGTGTCACACGCACACACCATCCCATTCTCAATCATACAACAACAGGATGAATTACGAATTCTGGATTTCTTTATATGAGGGTACTGTTTTCAAG
Coding sequences:
- the LOC125659243 gene encoding heat shock 70 kDa protein 12A-like, whose amino-acid sequence is MDTEINPWPVVCAIDFGTTYSGYAYSMRTDYERNPLCIEANPAWFNDGQGTMKTPTCILFDKSKNFHSFGYEAERKYASLAEKAQEGQNGDEDEDDDDEDDEDDEDSGSDEKERGSRREDNLEDWLFFRRFKMNLFQNEDSTVRRRKLNKLHLSAENGEKLPALTVFSEAIRYLKRHFESLLENTTLRQDGSRSNSPIISADDAQQLSDDSECTQNSNASQDNLETMKNSDSNVLSWSDDILWVLTVPAIWSDEAKQFMREAAIQAGIEDDKLVLALEPESAALLCKQLALTKGVDDINIKMFDTGSKFMVVDCGGGTVDVTAYEVKDSNSLREIHCASGNDVGGTNVDRLFFDLIQDIFGKKAVKCFKDKSPSDYLELLRSFETKKRGIEQENPDEEKAETITFSNLSDLFKECSNANQYNDKAVTSRIQEMGLKKKIKSFSRAKLRFDANYLIEAVFKGPISAIVSHLQNLYQNEKVAEIDIILLVGGFSECPLLRKAIRAQFPNRNVINPREGSIAVMKGAVLFGHSPENMIRKYIQLGQVLPSNETQGIIRKSKAYYGVATDVPFIEDEHSQIHKFIREGGEVMCTDIFDCLIEKNQELRIDTVIEKTFCSSNCYEANVEIYRSDKKTRYCSDEGCKRIGQIPAVFSSGGHSSEKRLFKIQLHFGFTEKIATAVDLTTQRSWKVKLNCLL